One Candidatus Rokuibacteriota bacterium DNA window includes the following coding sequences:
- the rplU gene encoding 50S ribosomal protein L21, giving the protein MEAVIATGGKQYRVAPGQVIKVERLGQPRGTAVEFKEVLLVNQDGQVTVEPGALKGARVTGEVVVEKKDAKVLVVKFKRRKNYRRKRGHRQTLTTVRITKIEV; this is encoded by the coding sequence ATGGAAGCGGTCATCGCGACGGGCGGGAAGCAGTACCGGGTGGCACCGGGCCAGGTCATCAAGGTGGAACGGCTCGGCCAGCCTCGGGGCACGGCGGTGGAGTTCAAGGAGGTCCTGCTCGTCAACCAGGATGGCCAAGTCACCGTGGAGCCCGGGGCGCTCAAGGGGGCCAGGGTTACCGGCGAGGTGGTCGTCGAGAAGAAGGACGCCAAGGTACTCGTGGTCAAGTTCAAGCGGCGGAAGAACTACCGGCGGAAGCGCGGGCATCGGCAGACCCTGACGACCGTCCGCATCACGAAGATCGAGGTCTAG
- a CDS encoding glutamate-5-semialdehyde dehydrogenase has product MDIAAQVQAKARAAKEASRALALAPTRTKDEALRQMARGLEEKAATILEANRADLDRARAKGFTRAFVDRLTLTEGRIEEMAAGLRQVAALADPVGDVVETWRRPSGLEISRVRVPLGVIGFIYESRPNVTADAAGLCLKSGNAVVLRGGSEAIESNSLIAQLLAKSAEKAGLPADVIQYVDTVDRAAVMALLTLDRYLDLIIPRGGEEFVRLVNERSTVPVLKHDKGLCHVFVDESADLEMAVAITVNAKAHRVSVCNAIETLLVHAAVAPRFLPVAAARLVEAGVELRGDERTRALVPAAREAQEADWDTEYLDYILAVKVVDDLDAAVAHIRRHGSGLAEAIVTTDLRSARRFTREVDAAAVLVNASTRLVDGAQFGMGAEMGISTSRLHARGPVGVRELTTTKFVVLGDGQLRE; this is encoded by the coding sequence ATGGACATCGCGGCACAGGTGCAGGCCAAGGCGCGCGCCGCCAAGGAGGCGTCACGGGCGCTCGCGCTGGCTCCCACCAGGACCAAGGACGAGGCCCTGAGGCAGATGGCCCGCGGGCTGGAGGAGAAGGCCGCCACGATCCTCGAGGCCAACCGGGCTGACCTCGACCGCGCCCGCGCCAAGGGGTTCACGCGCGCCTTCGTGGACCGGCTCACGCTGACGGAGGGGCGCATCGAGGAGATGGCCGCCGGCCTGCGGCAGGTGGCCGCGCTCGCCGATCCCGTGGGGGACGTGGTGGAGACGTGGCGCCGGCCCAGCGGTCTCGAGATCTCCCGCGTGCGTGTACCCCTCGGTGTGATCGGCTTCATCTACGAGTCCCGCCCCAACGTCACCGCCGACGCTGCAGGGCTCTGCCTCAAGTCCGGGAACGCCGTGGTGCTGCGGGGGGGCAGCGAGGCCATCGAGTCCAACAGCCTGATCGCCCAGCTTCTCGCCAAGTCGGCGGAGAAGGCGGGCCTGCCGGCTGACGTGATCCAGTACGTGGACACGGTGGACCGCGCCGCCGTGATGGCGCTCCTCACGCTCGACCGCTACCTGGACCTGATCATCCCCCGGGGTGGCGAGGAGTTCGTCCGCCTGGTGAACGAGCGCTCCACCGTCCCCGTGCTCAAGCATGACAAGGGGCTGTGCCACGTCTTCGTGGACGAGAGCGCCGACCTCGAGATGGCCGTGGCCATTACCGTCAACGCCAAGGCGCACCGCGTGAGCGTCTGCAACGCCATCGAGACGCTGCTGGTGCACGCCGCCGTCGCGCCCCGCTTCCTGCCGGTGGCCGCGGCGCGGCTCGTCGAGGCGGGCGTGGAGCTGCGGGGGGACGAGCGCACGCGGGCCCTCGTGCCCGCCGCCCGGGAGGCCCAGGAGGCCGACTGGGACACAGAGTACCTCGACTACATCCTCGCGGTGAAGGTGGTCGACGACCTCGACGCGGCGGTGGCGCACATCCGCCGCCACGGCTCGGGACTCGCGGAGGCCATCGTGACCACCGACCTCCGGAGCGCGCGGCGCTTCACCCGCGAGGTGGATGCCGCGGCGGTGCTGGTCAACGCCTCGACACGGCTCGTGGACGGGGCCCAGTTCGGCATGGGTGCCGAGATGGGCATCTCGACGTCCAGGCTCCACGCGCGCGGGCCGGTGGGCGTGCGCGAGCTGACCACCACGAAGTTCGTCGTGCTCGGCGACGGGCAGCTCCGGGAGTAG
- a CDS encoding electron transport complex subunit E translates to MSREIAPADLHCGAPPEGTGVGARRIAAPREDLIKGFWRENPVLVQLLGLCPTLAVTNSVANSVVMGIATFFVLVGSSLLVSVSRRFIPNEVRIASYILIIATFVSVAEMALQALVPDIYKALGAFVALIVVNCIILGRQEAFAGKSPVGRSVLDAIGMGIGFIIMMLIMGSVREVLGSGTFLGVSLFGPRFEPWVIMVLPPGGFFTLAFVLLTVAWLKRRKALRARAVEPGGIAAVERAA, encoded by the coding sequence ATGAGCAGAGAGATCGCCCCGGCGGACCTGCACTGCGGCGCCCCCCCCGAGGGCACGGGGGTAGGGGCACGACGGATCGCCGCGCCCCGGGAGGACCTCATCAAGGGCTTCTGGCGCGAGAACCCGGTGCTGGTCCAGCTGCTCGGACTCTGCCCGACCCTGGCGGTGACCAACTCGGTGGCGAACAGCGTCGTCATGGGAATCGCCACCTTCTTCGTCCTCGTCGGCTCGAGCCTGCTCGTGTCGGTCTCCCGGCGCTTCATCCCCAACGAGGTCCGGATCGCCAGCTACATCCTGATCATCGCGACCTTCGTCTCCGTCGCCGAGATGGCGCTGCAGGCGCTGGTCCCCGACATCTACAAGGCGCTTGGCGCCTTCGTGGCGCTCATCGTCGTCAACTGCATCATCCTGGGCCGCCAGGAGGCGTTCGCCGGTAAGAGCCCCGTCGGCCGCTCGGTGCTCGACGCGATCGGGATGGGCATCGGCTTCATCATCATGATGCTCATCATGGGCTCCGTGCGCGAGGTGCTCGGCAGCGGGACCTTCCTCGGGGTGAGCCTCTTCGGGCCCAGATTCGAGCCCTGGGTGATCATGGTGCTCCCCCCCGGCGGGTTCTTCACGCTCGCCTTCGTCCTGCTGACGGTGGCCTGGCTCAAGCGGCGGAAGGCGCTCAGGGCGCGCGCGGTGGAGCCGGGTGGGATCGCGGCGGTGGAGAGGGCGGCCTGA
- a CDS encoding sigma-70 family RNA polymerase sigma factor, with amino-acid sequence MVTRPDEVERAPSGRVDPDAVLLERLRREDPEGPEQLVATYGDRVYRLAIRITSNEQDAEEVVQDALWTAARKIHTFKGESAFGSWLYRITANAAYQKLRSRQGKRNEVSWEDLLPAFDDLGKHADPVGDWSAKVDEPALQTELRSVLTAAIDELPLDYRTAFLMHDVEGLSNPQIAEALGISLPAVKSRVHRSRLFLRQRLSRYLAPA; translated from the coding sequence ATGGTGACACGACCGGACGAGGTAGAACGTGCGCCCTCGGGGCGGGTCGATCCTGATGCGGTCCTTCTCGAGCGCCTGCGACGCGAGGATCCCGAAGGGCCGGAGCAGCTCGTCGCCACCTACGGCGATCGCGTTTACCGGCTGGCGATCCGCATCACCAGCAACGAGCAGGACGCTGAGGAAGTGGTGCAGGACGCTCTCTGGACCGCGGCGCGGAAGATCCACACGTTCAAGGGGGAGTCGGCCTTCGGCAGCTGGCTCTACCGCATCACGGCCAACGCGGCCTACCAGAAGCTCCGGAGCCGGCAGGGCAAGCGGAACGAGGTGTCCTGGGAGGATCTCCTCCCTGCCTTCGACGATCTCGGGAAGCACGCCGATCCCGTGGGGGACTGGTCGGCCAAGGTCGACGAACCGGCGCTACAGACCGAGCTCAGAAGCGTCCTGACGGCGGCCATTGACGAGTTGCCGCTGGACTACAGGACTGCCTTCCTCATGCACGACGTTGAAGGGCTCTCGAACCCCCAGATCGCCGAGGCGCTCGGGATCAGCCTGCCCGCGGTCAAGTCGCGCGTGCACCGCTCGCGCCTCTTCCTCAGGCAGCGGCTCTCCCGGTACCTCGCGCCAGCCTAG
- a CDS encoding DUF1049 domain-containing protein, with the protein MPIRLALLLLLLFAVFVAYLTSLNDARVRVALGPAWGYDLPLMALLLGAFLLGVVLAILLGAARDLSRAYRDHQTARGARRTAALGELYHQGLDAQLAGRWVQAQAAYEEILRREPGYTEAHAKLAELAHGRGDAQGALVHRLQALRNDERPETLLAVAEDYRRAGRQDDALGIYRDVLARDPDHLTALRALRDLTAELGRWADALPAQERLLRLAPVQERAEEQAWLAGIQYEVGQARAADGDAQAAVTAFREALRVQADFLPAILALGDVHLKAGDAAQAGRVWERGLERQLALPLLSRIEQLHRAEGRPTRMIALYQQAAARAPENLAVALGLARVYFELSMLDEAADQFQKIEVQAPDLPSLHAYLGTIFERRGQVPQAFEEYRRALRSTASFEWPHRCAGCGAASPRWGDRCPSCRRW; encoded by the coding sequence GTGCCCATCCGCCTGGCTCTCCTTCTCCTCCTCCTGTTCGCAGTCTTCGTCGCGTACCTGACCTCGCTCAACGACGCCCGCGTCAGGGTGGCCCTCGGACCCGCCTGGGGCTACGACCTTCCCCTCATGGCGCTCCTCCTCGGCGCCTTCCTCCTGGGGGTGGTGCTCGCCATCCTCCTCGGCGCGGCCCGCGATCTGAGCCGCGCCTACCGTGACCACCAGACCGCTCGCGGTGCCCGGCGCACAGCAGCTCTTGGTGAGCTCTACCACCAAGGGCTCGATGCCCAGCTCGCAGGACGGTGGGTCCAGGCGCAAGCCGCCTACGAGGAGATCCTCCGGCGGGAGCCCGGCTACACAGAGGCCCATGCGAAGCTCGCCGAGCTGGCGCACGGCCGCGGCGACGCGCAGGGAGCCCTCGTCCACCGGCTCCAGGCGCTCCGGAACGACGAGCGCCCCGAGACGCTCCTGGCGGTGGCCGAGGACTATCGCCGGGCGGGGCGGCAGGACGACGCTCTGGGGATCTACCGGGACGTGCTCGCGCGCGATCCGGATCACTTGACAGCGCTTCGAGCTCTCCGCGACCTCACCGCCGAGCTGGGCCGCTGGGCTGACGCGCTCCCCGCCCAGGAACGGCTGCTCCGGCTCGCGCCGGTCCAGGAGCGGGCGGAGGAGCAGGCCTGGCTCGCCGGGATCCAGTACGAGGTCGGCCAGGCCCGGGCGGCCGACGGGGACGCCCAGGCTGCCGTGACGGCCTTCCGCGAGGCTCTCCGCGTCCAGGCCGATTTCCTCCCCGCGATCCTGGCGCTGGGGGATGTCCATCTCAAGGCGGGCGACGCGGCGCAGGCGGGCCGGGTTTGGGAGCGCGGGCTCGAGCGGCAGCTCGCACTCCCGCTCCTCTCCCGCATCGAGCAGCTCCACCGCGCCGAGGGTCGCCCCACGAGGATGATCGCCCTCTATCAGCAGGCGGCGGCCCGGGCCCCCGAGAACCTGGCAGTGGCTCTCGGCCTCGCGCGCGTGTACTTCGAGCTGTCCATGCTCGACGAAGCGGCGGACCAGTTCCAGAAGATCGAGGTGCAGGCGCCCGACCTGCCATCCCTTCACGCCTACCTGGGAACCATCTTCGAGCGTCGGGGCCAGGTGCCGCAGGCCTTCGAGGAGTACCGCCGGGCGCTCCGCTCGACGGCGAGCTTCGAGTGGCCGCACCGCTGCGCTGGCTGCGGCGCCGCGAGCCCCCGGTGGGGCGACCGGTGCCCCTCGTGCCGCCGCTGG
- the rsfS gene encoding ribosome silencing factor, producing the protein MASTSSERTVRLAAHAALEKKAVDLVVLDLQGLSGIADFFLVCSAQSGTQLDTMADAIQGALKGAGVRARHREGTAQSGWLLLDYGDVVVHLFTDGPRQFYALERLWGDAPVLSVEGS; encoded by the coding sequence ATGGCCTCGACGTCGTCCGAGCGGACCGTGCGCCTCGCCGCCCACGCCGCCCTGGAGAAGAAGGCCGTGGACCTGGTGGTCCTCGACCTGCAGGGCCTCTCCGGCATCGCGGACTTCTTCCTGGTCTGCAGCGCCCAGTCGGGCACGCAGCTAGACACCATGGCAGATGCGATCCAGGGAGCGCTCAAGGGCGCGGGCGTGCGCGCGCGTCATCGGGAGGGCACTGCCCAGAGCGGCTGGCTCCTGCTGGACTACGGCGACGTCGTGGTCCACCTCTTCACCGACGGGCCGCGGCAGTTCTACGCCCTCGAGCGCCTCTGGGGCGACGCGCCCGTGCTCTCCGTGGAGGGCTCCTGA
- a CDS encoding FAD:protein FMN transferase, translating to MRNADRGPSPTFTRREVLTLGIGAFVVASIPLAGRGRPELVRRAMPVMGTIAELAVVHRDPRLAHAAMDAAMEELQTVEQLMTRFSEASDVGRANRLAATGPVSVSLRTAAVLREALAWAEASAGDFDPCIGRAIRLWDVGQRRTPPPEDQVRPLAGRSLYRAMELETWRGGPVIRFRDPGVEVDLGGIAKGHGVDAAVQALRRRGITRAIVNVGGDLFALGESESGEPWRVGVRSPDDPSRLAGELAVSDGALATSGDYLQFFSHGGRRYHHLLDPTTAAPRRTAMHSVTVSASTCLAADAAATAVYGMAPERAEGLLRARAPGARIVSTVAREV from the coding sequence ATGCGCAACGCTGATCGCGGCCCGTCGCCCACCTTCACGCGGAGGGAGGTCCTCACTCTGGGGATCGGTGCCTTCGTCGTGGCCAGCATCCCCCTCGCCGGCCGCGGGCGCCCGGAGCTGGTGCGCCGGGCCATGCCGGTGATGGGGACCATCGCCGAGCTGGCCGTCGTCCATCGGGACCCGCGCCTGGCCCATGCTGCCATGGACGCGGCGATGGAGGAGCTCCAGACGGTGGAGCAGCTCATGACGCGCTTTTCCGAGGCCTCCGATGTCGGGCGCGCGAACCGCCTTGCGGCCACTGGGCCCGTGTCCGTGAGTCTGCGGACGGCGGCAGTGCTCCGGGAGGCTCTCGCGTGGGCCGAGGCGAGCGCCGGCGACTTCGACCCGTGCATCGGCCGGGCCATCCGGCTCTGGGACGTGGGCCAGCGGCGCACCCCGCCCCCCGAGGACCAGGTCCGGCCCCTGGCCGGGCGCAGCCTCTACCGCGCGATGGAACTTGAGACGTGGCGGGGGGGGCCGGTGATCCGGTTCAGGGACCCCGGCGTGGAGGTCGACCTCGGTGGCATCGCGAAGGGCCACGGGGTCGATGCCGCGGTCCAGGCGCTCAGGCGCCGGGGCATCACGCGGGCGATCGTGAACGTCGGCGGCGATCTCTTCGCTCTCGGGGAGTCCGAGTCCGGCGAGCCCTGGCGGGTCGGGGTCCGGTCGCCGGATGACCCGAGCCGCCTCGCTGGAGAACTGGCCGTCAGCGACGGGGCGCTGGCGACCTCCGGAGACTACCTGCAGTTCTTCAGTCACGGGGGCCGCCGGTACCATCATCTCCTCGACCCGACGACGGCCGCCCCCAGGCGCACGGCGATGCACAGCGTCACGGTGTCTGCTAGCACCTGCCTTGCTGCCGACGCAGCGGCCACTGCCGTGTACGGCATGGCGCCGGAGCGCGCGGAGGGGTTGTTGCGAGCCCGCGCGCCCGGGGCCCGCATCGTCAGCACCGTCGCCCGGGAAGTGTGA
- the obgE gene encoding GTPase ObgE, with protein sequence MSFRREKFVPRGGPDGGDGGDGGSVVLEADPSITTLLDFRYQRHYNAERGQHGRGANRHGKSGTDTVLRVPLGTVVSDRDSGEPLGDLTVAGERLVVARGARGGRGNARFVTSTNRAPRRADLGRAGDERWIHMELKLLADVGVIGFPNAGKSTLVSRLSAATPKIADYAFTTLAPSLGMVRLGEGASFVIADLPGLIPGAAEGKGLGIRFLRHTERTRLLIHLVDLDPRHGRDPVEDYQAIQHELSTYSETLAGRPQVVAGSKADLPGTAGGRAALQRFCKERGIAFHAISSVTGIGLDALLRDVAARLRSPEWAPAAG encoded by the coding sequence GTGAGCTTCCGTCGCGAGAAGTTCGTTCCCCGGGGCGGCCCCGACGGGGGCGACGGGGGAGACGGCGGTAGCGTGGTCCTGGAAGCAGACCCCTCCATCACCACCCTCCTGGACTTCCGCTACCAGCGCCACTACAACGCCGAGCGGGGGCAGCACGGCAGGGGCGCGAACCGGCACGGGAAGAGCGGGACGGACACGGTACTGCGCGTCCCGCTCGGCACCGTGGTCTCCGACCGTGACTCCGGCGAGCCTCTCGGCGACCTCACCGTGGCCGGCGAACGCCTCGTGGTCGCGCGCGGAGCCCGCGGGGGTCGCGGCAATGCCCGCTTCGTCACGTCCACCAACCGGGCGCCACGACGGGCCGATCTCGGACGCGCTGGGGACGAGCGCTGGATCCACATGGAGCTGAAGCTCCTGGCCGACGTCGGGGTGATCGGCTTCCCGAACGCCGGCAAGTCCACCCTCGTGTCCAGACTGTCCGCCGCCACGCCGAAGATCGCCGACTATGCCTTCACGACGCTCGCGCCCAGCCTCGGCATGGTCCGCCTGGGCGAGGGCGCTTCCTTCGTGATCGCCGACCTGCCCGGGCTCATCCCCGGCGCGGCGGAGGGCAAGGGGCTGGGTATCCGCTTTCTCCGCCACACGGAGCGGACGCGGCTCCTGATCCACCTGGTGGACCTCGATCCGAGGCACGGGCGCGACCCCGTGGAGGACTATCAGGCCATCCAGCATGAGCTCTCAACCTACTCCGAGACGCTGGCCGGGCGCCCTCAGGTGGTGGCGGGGAGCAAGGCCGATCTGCCGGGCACGGCGGGGGGCCGGGCAGCCCTCCAGCGGTTCTGCAAGGAGCGGGGCATCGCTTTCCACGCCATCTCCTCCGTCACGGGCATTGGCCTCGACGCCCTCCTCCGCGACGTGGCCGCGAGGCTCAGGAGCCCCGAGTGGGCGCCCGCCGCGGGGTGA
- the proB gene encoding glutamate 5-kinase, whose translation MGARRGVTRARRLVVKVGSGLIAAPGQGPDARRIAALAADIAGLRKDRREVALVSSGAIVTGMARLGLPARPRSIPEKQAAAAVGQSALMWHYEHAFKRHGLHVGQVLLTGQDISDRSRYLNARNTLLTLLHFGVLPIVNENDTVAVDEIKVGDNDNLAALVAHLIDADLLVLLTDVDGLYTADPRRDPSARRVETVEAITEDIQRLVYDERAGVSVGGMSTKLEAAQKAGASGIAMVIASGREPGVLGRLLAGEGLGTYFQPRGDRLAARKRWIAFAVPPQGCLTVDAGAKKALTEKGKSLLPSGLVEVRGEFRAGEVVSLAEDGGGEFARGLVNYEASELRAIRGVKTAEIEKRLGYKGFGEVIHRDNLVVL comes from the coding sequence GTGGGCGCCCGCCGCGGGGTGACCCGGGCCCGGCGGCTGGTCGTCAAGGTCGGCAGCGGGCTCATCGCCGCGCCCGGCCAGGGGCCCGACGCCAGGCGCATCGCCGCGCTGGCCGCGGACATCGCGGGGCTCCGCAAGGACCGCCGCGAGGTGGCCCTGGTCTCGTCCGGCGCCATCGTGACCGGCATGGCACGTCTCGGACTGCCAGCGCGACCGCGCAGCATCCCCGAGAAGCAAGCGGCGGCGGCGGTGGGGCAGTCGGCGCTCATGTGGCACTACGAGCACGCCTTCAAGAGGCATGGCCTGCACGTGGGCCAGGTGCTCCTGACGGGCCAGGACATCAGTGACCGCTCGCGCTACCTCAACGCCCGGAACACGCTCCTCACCCTGCTCCACTTCGGGGTCCTGCCCATCGTCAACGAGAACGACACGGTGGCGGTGGACGAGATCAAGGTGGGGGACAATGACAACCTCGCCGCCCTGGTGGCCCACCTGATCGACGCTGATCTCCTGGTCCTCTTGACGGATGTAGACGGCCTGTACACGGCAGATCCGCGGCGCGACCCCAGCGCGCGCCGAGTGGAGACCGTTGAGGCCATCACGGAGGACATCCAGCGCCTCGTCTACGATGAACGGGCGGGCGTGTCCGTGGGGGGCATGAGCACCAAGCTCGAGGCGGCCCAGAAAGCTGGAGCCTCGGGCATCGCCATGGTCATCGCCAGCGGGCGAGAGCCAGGTGTGCTGGGGCGGCTCCTCGCAGGCGAGGGGCTCGGCACCTACTTCCAGCCCCGCGGGGACAGGCTGGCGGCACGGAAGCGGTGGATCGCCTTCGCGGTCCCGCCCCAGGGGTGCCTCACGGTTGACGCGGGCGCGAAGAAGGCCTTAACTGAGAAGGGCAAGAGCCTCCTGCCCTCGGGGCTGGTGGAGGTGCGGGGGGAGTTCCGGGCGGGAGAGGTCGTCAGTCTCGCCGAGGACGGCGGGGGGGAGTTCGCGCGGGGGCTCGTGAACTACGAGGCCTCCGAGCTGCGGGCGATCCGGGGGGTCAAAACCGCCGAGATCGAGAAGAGGCTGGGCTACAAGGGGTTTGGCGAGGTGATCCACCGGGACAACCTGGTGGTGCTCTGA
- a CDS encoding electron transport complex subunit RsxA produces MGDLAWIFISSMVVNNFTLMLFLGLCPFLGVSGRIDTALRMGVADTFVLTMTAVAVWFLNAFVLRSAPYLRLIAFIIVIASLVQIVEMVIKKLSPALFRALGIYLPLITTNCAVLALAIFQTNREYSLLEAVVFAIGSGAGLTLALLVMASIREGIELVDVPAVAKGTALVLLIAGSLSLAFMGFAGLLSSS; encoded by the coding sequence ATGGGCGACCTCGCGTGGATCTTCATCTCCTCGATGGTGGTGAACAACTTCACCCTGATGCTGTTCCTCGGCCTGTGCCCGTTCCTCGGCGTGTCGGGCCGCATCGACACGGCGCTCCGGATGGGCGTGGCCGACACCTTCGTGCTCACCATGACGGCGGTGGCCGTGTGGTTCCTCAACGCCTTCGTCCTCCGCAGCGCCCCGTACCTCCGCCTCATCGCCTTCATCATCGTCATCGCGTCCCTGGTGCAGATCGTCGAGATGGTGATCAAGAAGCTGAGCCCGGCGCTGTTTCGCGCCCTCGGGATCTATCTTCCGCTCATCACGACCAACTGCGCGGTCCTCGCCCTGGCCATCTTCCAGACCAACCGGGAGTACAGCCTCCTGGAGGCGGTGGTCTTCGCGATCGGCTCGGGGGCCGGCCTCACCCTGGCCTTGCTGGTCATGGCCTCGATCCGCGAGGGCATCGAGCTGGTCGACGTCCCCGCGGTCGCCAAGGGCACGGCGCTCGTGCTGCTCATCGCCGGCAGCCTCTCGCTGGCCTTCATGGGCTTCGCGGGGCTCCTGAGCTCGTCATGA
- a CDS encoding TraR/DksA family transcriptional regulator yields MRKERLAHFRKKLEEKHRQLVEGVGKTVLYAKGPEDDSIKDLGDQASSAYNREFLFELGNGDRRLLKEVVAALQKLDEGGFGACERCGELIAEKRLEALPFARYCIGCQRTVEEEERTAAG; encoded by the coding sequence ATGAGGAAGGAACGTCTGGCCCACTTCAGGAAGAAGCTGGAGGAGAAGCACCGCCAGCTCGTCGAGGGGGTCGGGAAGACTGTGCTGTACGCCAAGGGCCCCGAGGACGACTCCATCAAGGACCTGGGCGACCAGGCCTCGAGTGCATACAACCGAGAGTTCCTGTTCGAGCTGGGCAACGGCGACCGGCGCCTCCTGAAAGAGGTGGTCGCGGCTCTTCAGAAGCTCGACGAAGGCGGGTTCGGCGCCTGCGAGCGGTGCGGGGAACTCATTGCCGAGAAGCGGCTCGAGGCCCTGCCCTTCGCCCGCTACTGCATCGGCTGTCAGCGGACCGTCGAGGAAGAAGAGCGGACGGCGGCCGGATAG
- a CDS encoding TetR/AcrR family transcriptional regulator, translating into MAVEVRSAKGAATRDQILDVAGKLIHLRGYHATSLDEVLKESGVGKGNFYYYFKSKEDLGYAIIDRAIQAFTERTLEPAFAEASGDPLRQIGGFLDRVLDTLRQRNCVGGCPLGNLASELSDVHEGFRQRLAVIFGAWRGKLAETLARGQQRGSLRSDLDPISGAQFVVAALEGAILMTKVTREIEVMERCMTELKHHLALYKVCEPQPEARRAKMEVPRAERGGEPQPAVRGAAEGEPSEVDGEARSAPRRAKMEVPRAERGGEAG; encoded by the coding sequence ATGGCTGTGGAAGTCAGGAGCGCCAAAGGGGCAGCAACCAGGGATCAGATCCTGGACGTGGCCGGAAAGCTGATCCACCTGCGCGGCTACCACGCGACGTCCCTCGACGAGGTGCTCAAGGAAAGCGGCGTCGGCAAGGGGAACTTCTACTACTATTTCAAGAGCAAGGAAGATCTCGGTTACGCCATCATCGACAGGGCGATCCAGGCCTTCACGGAGCGAACCCTGGAGCCGGCCTTTGCCGAAGCGTCGGGCGATCCGCTGCGCCAGATCGGCGGATTCCTCGACCGCGTGCTCGACACTCTGCGGCAGCGCAACTGCGTCGGCGGCTGCCCCCTGGGGAACCTGGCCTCTGAGCTGTCAGACGTGCACGAGGGATTCCGCCAGCGCCTGGCCGTCATCTTCGGAGCCTGGCGGGGGAAGCTGGCCGAGACCCTCGCCCGCGGCCAGCAACGCGGCAGCCTCCGATCCGACCTGGACCCGATCAGTGGGGCGCAGTTCGTGGTGGCTGCCCTCGAGGGCGCGATCCTCATGACCAAGGTCACGCGCGAGATCGAGGTCATGGAGCGGTGCATGACCGAGCTCAAGCATCACCTCGCGCTGTATAAGGTGTGCGAGCCGCAGCCGGAGGCGAGGCGAGCGAAGATGGAAGTTCCCCGAGCGGAGCGAGGGGGCGAGCCGCAGCCCGCTGTGCGAGGCGCAGCCGAAGGCGAGCCGAGCGAGGTGGATGGAGAAGCGCGAAGCGCGCCGAGGCGAGCGAAGATGGAAGTTCCCCGAGCGGAGCGAGGGGGCGAGGCCGGCTGA
- the nadD gene encoding nicotinate (nicotinamide) nucleotide adenylyltransferase yields MPRLGVLGGTFNPIHFGHLLVADEVCEVLELDRVLLVPASMPPHKPPAELAPAADRFAMTALAAQEHARFEVSDVELRRRGPSYTVDTLEALGTRGDLFLIIGSETFLDLLTWRDPRGVAARARLVVVPRSGSGFDPDAPASQKVLRELGLDGFVRPGVTGDSPGAPLLVAAASLPISGSELRRRAREGRSLAFRMPAPVAAYIREHGLYRQEA; encoded by the coding sequence TTGCCGCGCCTCGGGGTGCTCGGGGGGACCTTCAACCCCATCCACTTCGGCCATCTGCTCGTGGCCGACGAGGTCTGCGAGGTGCTCGAGCTGGACCGCGTGCTGCTCGTGCCGGCCTCGATGCCCCCGCACAAGCCCCCTGCCGAGCTGGCGCCGGCCGCCGATCGGTTCGCCATGACGGCGCTGGCGGCGCAGGAGCACGCGCGATTCGAGGTCTCCGACGTGGAGCTCCGGCGGCGCGGGCCCTCCTACACGGTGGACACGCTCGAGGCGCTGGGGACCCGCGGCGACCTCTTCCTCATCATCGGCTCCGAGACGTTCCTCGACCTGCTCACGTGGAGGGATCCGCGGGGCGTCGCGGCGCGTGCCCGGCTGGTGGTGGTGCCGCGCAGCGGGAGCGGGTTCGATCCGGACGCCCCGGCCTCGCAGAAGGTGCTCCGGGAGCTGGGGCTCGATGGGTTCGTCCGGCCCGGGGTGACGGGCGACTCCCCGGGCGCCCCCCTCCTCGTCGCAGCCGCCTCGTTGCCGATCTCCGGCTCGGAGCTGAGGCGTCGCGCCCGCGAGGGCCGGAGCCTCGCCTTCCGGATGCCGGCCCCGGTGGCCGCCTACATCCGCGAGCACGGGCTGTACCGACAGGAGGCATGA